In Eublepharis macularius isolate TG4126 chromosome 4, MPM_Emac_v1.0, whole genome shotgun sequence, the following are encoded in one genomic region:
- the LOC129327630 gene encoding uncharacterized protein FLJ43738-like yields FCFKENTYNVLNQNPVTQNVELNKYPLYKKNQQSVHLQVSFQPQANTKKKKVILLKYQHLLLELPLHHVTQSLKSLIHQGECCVTSQLKEQSSRVSNAYLSFSFEGPLMTQKQKQDLNPLIIKVLSVKCLPDTPVSVEDLERWCDPVYCKYKFHNLPPHQTQGRNHGTDVFFNDINVILAGTMIPQELREYLRGPPLEVEVHDRDKKIETIMKKPSLFGDEPGDSKLSHLNTITSKYMVQNPMAGKEEIWHPSGVAKISLTELLLGEKHLNICVPIQCCSVQDTSICMAENVSWKSMAADSSLPSQLPMGHYVDSEAHLTVRIEISVPLSPEDEIPDTETVYCPYSCIIYIFDYKNRSLLSFLLQEITEINAKAFQLDSYPLHIIQKSLNTLKLTSKLSLEEISQMDIITGFHIMDGSVHLLVVEGLKDKALKKMWNKRIDRMQESKTGRLEILYNSQITFHQRLYVDLEAILFHIRLCKPLSSITKQPLLYIRDLVPLACFQALSRLDYICHSKKLRDVVHYDLLPSAEMIISLGQEFGIPLAKDDLLIQQQPEILETYKFPTYFQKKQKKHSFLDNQNKLYILRKMEMESQAPQDYIQANIENVNLLSKMMQNEALGIIRAFPSDGKSIFNYSTQYLNSAEIAKRLLRQEMAQEPGKRFAYSHKYVSGIFDPVDEDSVRKESIALLKRKWLTSEGFVFPGFKSSVESNMHSHMPDEARVEELTEKWEENILHRSILKPVLDRDRWTWDKRKVDFDLYTKPQYSFVAPDTDPYEHKRDERCNTALKVHRCSPATELISSGPKASCQLDRFQGLLKDKPMKLALKSHDRGIQDIPVVGCIERTESGICRGLIPGNDDFHNLKGNGNVIPCHDRKYNMFKTLKGADFRLICRNHSFNYKRKPSQRWLLEN; encoded by the exons GAGAATGTTGTGTGACCAGTCAACTGAAAGAACAATCCTCCAGAGTTTCTAATGCATACCTCAGTTTTTCTTTTGAGGGGCCTCTCATGACCcagaaacaaaaacaagattTAAATCCTCTGATCATCAAGGTTTTGAGTGTAAAATGTTTACCGGACACCCCTGTTTCAGTTGAAGACCTGGAG CGTTGGTGTGATCCTGTTTACTGCAAATACAAATTCCACAACTTGCCACCCCATCAAACACAAGGTCGCAATCATGGAACTGACGTCTTCTTCAACGACATCAATGTGATTCTAGCAGGGACTATGATACCTCAGGAATTACGTGAATATCTAAGAGGCCCACCTTTGGAGGTTGAAGTTCATGACCGAGACAAGAAAATAGAAACTATCATGAAAAAGCCTTCATTGTTTGGAGATGAGCCAGGGGACAGCAAGCTAAGTCATTTGAACACTATCACTAGCAAATATATGGTCCAGAATCCTATGGCAGGCAAGGAGGAAATATGGCACCCATCTGGGGTAGCTAAAATTAGCCTGACTGAATTATTGCTGGGTGAAAAGCACTTGAATATCTGTGTACCAATTCAGTGCTGCTCAGTTCAAGATACAAGTATCTGCATGGCAGAAAATGTTAGCTGGAAGTCTATGGCAGCTGATAGTTCTTTGCCATCTCAGCTACCAATGGGGCATTACGTAGACTCAGAGGCTCATCTTACAGTAAGAATTGAAATCAGTGTACCATTAAGTCCTGAAGATGAAATTCCTGACACAGAAACTGTGTACTGTCCTTACAGCTGTATCATCTATATTTTTGACTATAAAAATAGATCACTGTTGAGTTTTTTGCTGCAAGAGATTACAGAAATTAATGCAAAAGCTTTCCAACTTGATTCTTATCCCCTACATATAATTCAAAAATCTCTTAATACATTAAAACTGACGAGCAAGCTTTCTCTAGAAGAAATTTCCCAAATGGACATTATTACTGGATTTCACATAATGGATGGATCAGTTCACCTACTTGTTGTGGAAGGCTTGAAGGACAAAGCACTTAAGAAGATGTGGAATAAAAGAATAGATAG AATGCAGGAATCTAAGACTGGAAGACTGGAAATACTCTATAACTCCCAAATAACTTTCCATCAGCGCTTGTATGTAGATCTTGAAGCAATCTTGTTTCATATTCGTCTCTGCAAACCACTCTCAAGTATCACAAAACAGCCTTTGCTGTATATCAGGGACTTGGTTCCTCTGGCATGCTTCCAAGCTCTGTCCAG GCTTGATTACATTTGCCACAGCAAGAAGTTAAGGGATGTGGTACATTACGATTTGTTGCCCTCGGCAGAAATGATCATTTCACTGGGTCAGGAGTTTGGGATCCCCTTGGCTAAAGATGACCTGCTTATTCAGCAGCAGCCAGAAATCTTGGAGACATACAAGTTTCCCACCTACtttcagaaaaaacaaaaaaagcactcCTTTTTGGATAACCAGAATAAACTGTATATTCTgagaaaaatggaaatggaaagtcAGGCACCACAGGACTATATTCAG GCTAATATTGAGAATGTGAACCTGCTTAGTAAGATGATGCAAAATGAGGCCCTTGGCATTATTAGAGCTTTCCCTTCTGATGGCAAGTCCATTTTTAACTACAGCACTCAGTACTTGAATTCTGCAGAAATTGCAAAGCGTTTGCTTCGTCAGGAGATGGCACAG GAACCAGGAAAAAGGTTTGCTTATTCTCACAAATATGTCTCTGGCATATTTGACCCAGTGGATGAAGATAGTGTACGAAAGGAATCCATTGCCCTTTTAAAGAGGAAGTGGCTGACATCAGAAGGGTTTGTATTTCCTGGCTTTAAGAGCAGTGTTGAATCCAACATGCATTCTCATATGCCTGATGAGGCACGAGTAGAGGAGCTAACAGAG AAATGGGAGGAGAACATTCTTCACAGAAGCATTTTGAAGCCAGTGCTGGATCGTGACAGATGGACTTGGGACAAACGGAAAGTTGATTTTGATCTTTACACAAAGCCTCAATATTCCTTTGTGGCCCCTGACACTGATCCTTACG AGCATAAAAGGGATGAACGTTGCAACACAGCACTCAAAGTTCACAGGTGCTCTCCAGCAACAGAGCTCATCTCCAGTGGACCAAAAGCCAGTTGCCAGCTAGACCGCTTCCAAGGCCTCCTCAAGGATAAACCAATGAAATTGGCCTTGAAGAGCCATGACAGAGGTATACAG GACATACCAGTTGTGGGATGTATAGAAAGGACAGAGAGTGGCATCTGCAGAGGATTAATCCCGGGCAATGATGATTTTCACAACTTGAAGGGGAATGGGAATGTAATTCCTTGCCATGACAGGAAATACAATATGTTTAAAACTTTGAAAGGAGCAGACTTCCG ATTGATTTGTCGTAACCATTCATTTAACTACAAGAGAAAACCTTCACAGAGATGGCTTTTGGAGAATTAA